The Candidatus Binataceae bacterium region GATCCACTCCGGCCACGGTGGTGGAAACGATCACGCCTTTAAGATGAAAATGCTGAATGGCGCGCTTGAGTTGCGTCGCGGCCAGATCGGGAAACTGCATCGCAAGGTTGCCCAGCCCGACGAAACGGGCGGGACGGCGCGCGCAAAAAGCGGCGATGCCGGCGTTGGTCAGCTCGATAATCTGCTCCGCCAGCGCCCGCTCGGCCCAGTAGTTGAACCCGAAGCTGGGCGTGACGCTGACGGTCTGCACATCGATACGCATCCGATCCATGTCGGCCAGCCGCGCATCCTGGTTGAAGAATTTTTCTTTGTATATCGCCTCGAACTGCTTGCGGTTGTACTCCAACGAATCGGCGCCCACCGTGCGATTACGCTCCTGCGCCTCGCGCTTCCATCCCTCCTGGCTGCTCACCAGGGCCTGCACTTCGGGCAGGATAGTGTGAGCATGCACGTCAATCGCCGGATCTTTCCGCATCGCCATCGGTCTCCGTTGCTCCGAAACAAAAATTTTCGCGGTGCGATTCAAAGTCCCAGCAGGCGCGCCGCATTTTCACCTACAATCGCCCGCTGCTGCGCCTGAGACAAGCCGCTGACGGCAGCCAAGCGTTGGCGCGGGTCATCAACGCCCATGTCGAAGGGATAATCGGTTCCCAGCACAATCTGGCCGGCTCCGGCGCGCGCAATTAGAAAGCTCAGTAGGTCGGGTTCATACACCAGTGAGTCGAACCACAGGTTGCGAAGATATGCGCTGGGCGTCCGACGGCATCCGTGAGCCTCGGGCCGGACGCGCCATCCGTGATCAAAACGGGCGGTATAAAAGGGGAAATAGCCGCCGCCGTGGGCGGCGCAAATCTTGAGACCTGGATAGTGATCCAGGGTGCCGCTGAAAATGAGATGGCCCAGCGCCAGGGTGGTTTCCAGTGGATTGCCGATAACATTAGAAAAGTAATAGCGGGTCAAGCGGGTTCCCAGTTCGCATCCGGCCGGATGGATGAAGATCAGCGCGCCAGTGGCTTGTGCTGCTTGCCAGAACGGCGCCAGCGAGGGATCACCGAGATCCATACCGTTGGCGTGGGTGGCGATGATGGCACCTCGCAGCCCCAGCTCGGCGACCGCATGCTTGAGCTGCGCCGCCGCCAGCTCCGGATGTTGCAAGGCTACAACTCCCAGCCCGACCAGCCGATCGGGTCGGCGCTGGCACAACTGGGCGATCTCCTGATTGTTGATCGCCACCAGCTTGGCTGCCAACTCGGGATCGGCCCAGTACCAGAAATTGGAGGTCGGCGCAGCGCTCACCGTCTGGATGTCGATCCCCATCGTGTCCATCGTGGCCAGGCGCGCCTCCAAACTTTCGAATTTCTCCCGGTATACGGTTTCGGTCAATTTTCGGTTGTGCTCGGCCGAGGCTGCTCCGGCGGAGCGCTGGCGCTGATCCAAATCGGCCTGCCAGCCGGGATGGCGGCGCGCCAGCATTTCGACCTCGGGCACGATCGCGTGGGCATGAATATCGATGGCGGGTGTTGAGTTCATCGGCAGACTCCTGGAAAATCGGCGATACTTGCGGACTTCAATAGTACCTTAGCTGGCTTGCCCCTAGCCCCTGCAAACGTCTAAGCTCGGCGGCGAACCCGTGACGTCATCGGCTGAGAGCATAATGCGATGAAGCTATGCACCTTTGAAGTTAGCAGCGCGCTTGGTCCGATCGAACGGATGGGAATGGTGACCAAGGCGGGGCTGATTGTCGATCTCAACAATGGCTGTGCGGCGGCAATCGAAGCCAGCGAGGAGACTAGCCGCAGCCGTGTGCTGGCCGATGCCTTGCTGCCTGCCGACCTGCGCGCCTTTATCGAGACCGGGCCGCGCGGTAACGAGGCGCTGGCGCACACGTTGCAGTATTTAGGTCCTCGGATCGATCAGCCGGGGTTATGCGGCCCGCGCGGCGAGCGACTGGTATGGCGGAGTGAGGAAGTTCGCTTGCTCGCGCCTTTACCGCGCCCGCGCACCCTGCGCGATTGTCTGGTCTTCGAGGAACATCTGCGCAACGCCCGGCTGGGCGGCACGATCCCTCCCGTGTGGTACGAGATGCCG contains the following coding sequences:
- a CDS encoding amidohydrolase family protein, with the protein product MAMRKDPAIDVHAHTILPEVQALVSSQEGWKREAQERNRTVGADSLEYNRKQFEAIYKEKFFNQDARLADMDRMRIDVQTVSVTPSFGFNYWAERALAEQIIELTNAGIAAFCARRPARFVGLGNLAMQFPDLAATQLKRAIQHFHLKGVIVSTTVAGVDLAEERFEPVWAAAEELGALIFIHPVGCAIEQRLTPYYLSNVLGNPLETALALSHLIFSGLLDRHPRLRLLAAHGGGFLPFYSGRFDHGWRVRPEA
- a CDS encoding amidohydrolase family protein; protein product: MNSTPAIDIHAHAIVPEVEMLARRHPGWQADLDQRQRSAGAASAEHNRKLTETVYREKFESLEARLATMDTMGIDIQTVSAAPTSNFWYWADPELAAKLVAINNQEIAQLCQRRPDRLVGLGVVALQHPELAAAQLKHAVAELGLRGAIIATHANGMDLGDPSLAPFWQAAQATGALIFIHPAGCELGTRLTRYYFSNVIGNPLETTLALGHLIFSGTLDHYPGLKICAAHGGGYFPFYTARFDHGWRVRPEAHGCRRTPSAYLRNLWFDSLVYEPDLLSFLIARAGAGQIVLGTDYPFDMGVDDPRQRLAAVSGLSQAQQRAIVGENAARLLGL